AAAATCGTGTTTGGCGAAGGAAGCCCCACGGCGCGCCTGATGTTTGTGGGCGAAGGTCCGGGCTATAACGAGGATATTCAGGGGCGGCCCTTTGTGGGCAAGGCGGGCGAGCTGCTGGATAAGATGATCGAGGCGATGGGGCTAAAGCGCGAGGATGTTTATATCGCGAATACGGTGAAGTGCAGGCCACCTGAGGACCGCAATCCGGCGCCCGACGAAATCGCGAAATGCAGGCCGTTCATCATGCAGCAGGTGCGCGCTATCGAGCCCGAAGTGATCGTTGGGCTCGGCCGGTTTGGGACGAATGTGTTGTTGGACCAAGACAAGTCGATCACCCAGATTCGCGGCACCTGGCAGGACTTTGATGGTATCGCCTTGATGCCTACCTTCCACCCTGCGTATTTGTTGAGGAACCCGGGCGCCAAACGAGACGCCTGGGCTGATTTGCAAGCCGTGATGAAGAAGCTCGGTCTATCGAACTGAGCGGCTCAGCCAACGCAAAACTTCGGGGTCGGAAGTCTTGTTACCCCATTGGTCCCTGAGGGTTTGCGCGCGCTCGGTCTGAATTTGAGCCAGGGCCTGAGCGGCGCTCACACGCTTGTCTTGGTCCGTGCTCTCGAGCCAAGCCTGTACAAGTCCGAGCGAGCGGTCGCCAAAGTTCTGGGCGAGCACCAGAAGGAGGTGGTGGCGAGTCATCTCAGGTGTAGAGGTGCTGATGAAGAGTGGCGCAAGACTCTGCCACGCCGCATCATCTCCCCAGGTGGCGAGTGCCGAGATCGCTCGGTCGCGCACAAACCCCTCGCCGTCTTGAACTACGTCTTCAACCACGCGACGAGCATCCGGCGAAACGGCCTCCAAGTCCTTGTAATTTGGAGCCTCATGGATCGCCCGAAGTCGGAGCAAAACCTCTGAGTCCTGATTGACCGATGGCACGCTTGGAACGTTGCCCGATGGCACTTTTTGAGCTGAGCTATAAAGTGGAATCAGGCAAAATATTAAAACAAATACAAACTTCATATTAAAGCCCTCCCATATCGGCGTCGCCATTCATATCTCCACCCATATCCGGGTCCTCGATAACTACGTTAGGATCGTACTGAGTCAACGGATTCGCGCTCAAGACGAACGCCTGATCCGGGCTGATCTCGGTGTTGAGGGTGCTCGCGAGGGGGAACATCAGGTTGGTAATATCCGGACAATTTGCCGAAATCTGCTGGCACCTTGGGGTGTCTTCGACCGGGTCAAAACTAAAGCCATTTTGCTCGCTGGTGTGGAAGAGGCCCATATAGTGGCCGACCTCGTGGGCCAGCACCTGCGCGGTGAAGAAGTTACCGTCGACTTCTTCGCCGAAGCCATCGGTCGTCACGCGACCCATGTATTGCGAGGTGAATACGACGCCGCTATTGCCCATACCGTGGAGCCCTGCGGGGCCCGGTAGTCCGTAAGAAATCCCGATGGCGCCCCCCAGATTGAACGCGCGCACAAAGAAGAGATTGACGCTCATGACATCTTCTAGTGTTGAGCCTGGGCGCTGAGACTCTGAGAGGAGCAAAGGCAACGAGGCTTCGTCTCGAACGATATCAAATCGGTCTGCAGCCTCGGGGCTCACGTCAAAGTAGCGCACCGTCCTCAGAGCTACGCCTGCTGCGCGATAGAGCGCATCAAACTCGGCCATCACCTCCACGAAATTCGGGTCGGTTTCGGCGTTTGAGGCGTTGATGTTGGGGAGCCCCACAAGATAGACGTTCACGTCGATCACGTTGCCCGGCGTCTCCTTCTCGATCTTGTACCAGCAGAGCTGGTCGTCTTCGGAGAGCACGCGCAGCGTGTGTGTGCCTGACTCAAGCTGTTGTGCAAATTGCGGGAGCGCTGGGATCACCATGGGATTATGGCTATCGAAAATCTGGTTCGGCACACTCTGGAATCCGTTTGGCCCACCCGTGAGGTTGATCTGAGAGCCGGACGGAAGTCCAATCTCCTGAACTCTGATCTGACGGTTCGAAGGCGCAAAAGGCGTGAGCATGTAGCTCGTGGTCGCCGGGTTCACGGTATACGTGATGGTGACCTCTTGATTGATGGCTTGTTCACAGACGATCTCAAAAGGTAGATCCGCGAGTACGGCCGGGTCGATGGGTACGCGTGGGTCCGGGGCGCAGA
This Microvenator marinus DNA region includes the following protein-coding sequences:
- a CDS encoding HEAT repeat domain-containing protein, which produces MATPIWEGFNMKFVFVLIFCLIPLYSSAQKVPSGNVPSVPSVNQDSEVLLRLRAIHEAPNYKDLEAVSPDARRVVEDVVQDGEGFVRDRAISALATWGDDAAWQSLAPLFISTSTPEMTRHHLLLVLAQNFGDRSLGLVQAWLESTDQDKRVSAAQALAQIQTERAQTLRDQWGNKTSDPEVLRWLSRSVR